A region from the Palaemon carinicauda isolate YSFRI2023 chromosome 9, ASM3689809v2, whole genome shotgun sequence genome encodes:
- the LOC137646561 gene encoding KRAB-A domain-containing protein 2-like: MFISFCIECQEKKKSSVQKGLVVKPVRSETIFSRCQIDSFNFQTLPDGEFKYILTFINHFSKFCVLRPHASKRAEEVANTLLPIFLTFGAPVIRVQDNGREFVNVVVSELSTLWPELKLVTGRPRDPQSQGAVERLNGVIQDKLKIWMYENQSSRWTIGVHFVQWQINISEHETIKTSPFKVMFGMEPKVGLASTVIPPNMLGNIRTEEYLDTILQNEAE, translated from the coding sequence ATGTTCATAAGTTTTTGCATTGAGtgtcaagagaagaaaaaaagtaGTGTACAAAAAGGTCTGGTGGTGAAGCCTGTTAGAAGCGAGACTATTTTTTCTCGATGCCAAATTGACTCATTCAATTTTCAAACATTACCTGATGGGGAATTTAAATATATTCTGACCTTCATCAACCATTTCAGCAAGTTTTGTGTGCTGCGGCCCCATGCATCAAAACGAGCTGAGGAGGTTGCTAACACGCTTCTCCCAATATTTTTGACCTTTGGCGCTCCCGTTATCCGAGTGCAGGATAACGGGAGAGAGTTCGTGAATGTCGTTGTATCAGAGTTGTCTACGCTCTGGCCTGAACTTAAGCTCGTCACTGGTCGGCCGCGCGACCCACAAAGCCAAGGTGCAGTTGAAAGATTGAATGGAGTTATTCAAGACAAATTAAAAATTTGGATGTACGAAAACCAGTCCAGCAGGTGGACCATTGGGGTCCACTTTGTCCAGTGGCAAATAAACATTTCGGAACATGAAACCATAAAAACAAGTCCGTTTAAAGTCATGTTCGGGATGGAACCCAAGGTAGGCCTAGCATCCACTGTTATTCCACCTAATATGCTCGGCAATATAAGAACTGAAGAATATTTAGACACCATCCTCCAAAATGAAGCCGAATGA